TTGGCTTCGCCTTCGCTGTTACCAGCGTGATGCTTGCCTACTTTGCCCTGACCTCGCCGCTCGCGATTCCGGATGAGCCAGTGCAGACGCTAGTGCGCGGTGCGGTGCTTCCAGGCTTCGGCGAGGAGCTCTTCTACCGCGCCTTTCTCTTCGGATTTCTGTTTCGTTTTGCCCGCTGGGGATTTCTGCCCGCCGCGCTGCTCGTCGCCGGGTTGTTCGGTGCGGCTCACTTGTATCAGAGCAGTAGCGCCAGTGAAGCGCTGGGCATCTTCGCGATTACGGGGATGGGAGCCGTCTGGTTCGCCTGGCTATACACTGAGTGGGACTTCAACATCTGGGTACCCACAGGATTTCATATGCTGATGAACGCTTGGTGGGAGCTCTTTGCGGTGTCCGACTCGGCGCTCGGACCGATGGGGGCGAATCTTGTGCGACTCCTCGTGATCGTGCTTTCGGTCGTGCTCACGGTGGTACTGATCAAGCGACGCGACGGGCAGCGAACGGTGCGAGGCGTCGCTTGGCTGCGGGGTCCAACGCGTTGAATGGGGGGTAGTCGCACCGCTGCCGTCGTCGCGGCGCGACCACGGCGAGGTGCTTGTGGAGCGGAGCACGAAAGACGCGGCTTGGCTGGCCACCGGCACGCAGACAGGTGATACGCAACGAGGCGGCGGCACGTGATGCCCTGTGCGGGCGGCGAAACCCCCTATCACCGTCTGGTAGGCTAGCGCTCTGTCCGTGTAGGGAGCTGGTGAGCCCGTGACCGAGTCCGTCGCCTACGAGTCCGCAGACCGCATCGCGGTCATCCGCATCGACGACGGCAAGCGCAACGCGCTCTCGCCAGAGGTGCTCGCCGGCCTCAACGCCGCTCTCGACCGCGCCGAGGCCGAGGGTGCCACGGTGATTCTGACAGGCCGTGAGTCCGTGTTCTCCGCAGGCTTCGATCTGAAAGTCATGGGGCGAGGGGGCGCGCGAGCGATCGGCATGCTGCGCGCGGGGTACTCGCTCACTGCGCGCGTGCTCGAGTACCCCCATCCGGTGATCGTTGCCTGCGGCGGGCATGCGATGGCTATGGGCGTATTCCTGTTGCTGTGTGCCGACCATAGGATCGGCACGCGCGGGGAATTCAAGATCTCCGCCAATGAAGTGGCCATTGGCATGCCGATGCCCCGCGCTGCCGCCAGCGTGCTCGAGCACCGGTTAGCGCCTGCCGCCTATCAGCGGGCGGTGACCTTGGCACACCACTTTGACGTCGAATCCGCCCACCAGGCTGGGTTCTTCGATGAGGTGGCGGATGTCGACGGCTTGATGCCCCTTGCGCAGCAGCGGGCGCGAGAGTTCGCGGCGCTGGATGATTGGGCACACAAGGTGTCCAAGCGCCAGATACGAAGATCGCTCACCGGGCGTATACGCCGCCAGATTCCCCTCGACCTGCTGGCGGCGATCCAGTTCTCCCTGCGGGCGAGTCGCGCCCGGCGCAAGACGCTCCCGCCTGCGGAGTAGCGTGACCAGGGCCGCAGTGACTTCGAGGGTGCTTGCATCGGTAAGTCGATGCAACAGCTCTCGAGACAGCTGGACCTACACTATTAGTATTACTAGGTGCAAGGTGATGCGTTCTTCAACAGTGTGCCTTTGGCGCCCATGCGACCCTTGGTTGGACATCTGTAGGCTCCCCCTCTACGCTCCTCGCCTAGTCTCGGCGATGGCATCGGTCGCGTGGATAAGCGGGTGAAGCAGCGGGTGGGAGCGGCAGCGTGGTAACGCCGGGCGGTGGCGAACTGCTGGTGAGCGACCTCTCGGTCACCTTCGACCAGGGAGTGCGGGCGGTCGATGAGGTCTCCTTCGCCCTGCGTCCGGGCGAGGTGGTCGGTCTGGTCGGCGAATCGGGAAGTGGGAAGTCGGTCACGTCACTCGCGCTCCTGGGCTTGTTGCCCCAGCGGGGTTGCACGGTCAGTGGCAGCATTCGCTACGACGGCCGCGAGCTCGTCGGCGCCAGCGAGAAGGAGCTGCGTCCCCTGCGCGGGGGCGAGATCGCGATGGTGTTTCAGGAGCCCATGACGGCGCTTAACCCTGTTTTTACGATCGCCAGCCAACTTCGAACGGTGATTCGACGGCACCGTGGCCTGCGCGGCAAGGAGGCGACCCAGCTCGCCCAGGAGGTGCTGGCGCGCACGGGGCTGCCCGATCCGAAG
This sequence is a window from Pseudomonadota bacterium. Protein-coding genes within it:
- a CDS encoding type II CAAX endopeptidase family protein, yielding MHHRGEVRIDRSPFWISVVTIAVFIAVDQSNGPLYRLVRGESEGLPQLLTLAAVIYGSMTLIPALVAAWLFGPKRIPRALGLEGDVLVGFGFAFAVTSVMLAYFALTSPLAIPDEPVQTLVRGAVLPGFGEELFYRAFLFGFLFRFARWGFLPAALLVAGLFGAAHLYQSSSASEALGIFAITGMGAVWFAWLYTEWDFNIWVPTGFHMLMNAWWELFAVSDSALGPMGANLVRLLVIVLSVVLTVVLIKRRDGQRTVRGVAWLRGPTR
- a CDS encoding crotonase/enoyl-CoA hydratase family protein, whose amino-acid sequence is MTESVAYESADRIAVIRIDDGKRNALSPEVLAGLNAALDRAEAEGATVILTGRESVFSAGFDLKVMGRGGARAIGMLRAGYSLTARVLEYPHPVIVACGGHAMAMGVFLLLCADHRIGTRGEFKISANEVAIGMPMPRAAASVLEHRLAPAAYQRAVTLAHHFDVESAHQAGFFDEVADVDGLMPLAQQRAREFAALDDWAHKVSKRQIRRSLTGRIRRQIPLDLLAAIQFSLRASRARRKTLPPAE
- a CDS encoding ABC transporter ATP-binding protein, whose product is MVTPGGGELLVSDLSVTFDQGVRAVDEVSFALRPGEVVGLVGESGSGKSVTSLALLGLLPQRGCTVSGSIRYDGRELVGASEKELRPLRGGEIAMVFQEPMTALNPVFTIASQLRTVIRRHRGLRGKEATQLAQEVLARTGLPDPKASLKQYPHEMSGGMRQRVMIAMALACRPRLLVADEPTTALDVTTQAQVLAQLRELQRDDGLGLLLITHDLGVVAQLCDRVLVMYEGRILESQTVEALFERPEHAYTKSLIEATPRIDRPTIAAAE